In Paenibacillus sp. J23TS9, a single genomic region encodes these proteins:
- a CDS encoding DeoR/GlpR family DNA-binding transcription regulator: MRERNGSKEERQEQILEYILQYGSISLQEVVQHFECSEATARRDLEALEKAGRVIRTMGGGAKSAGLVSGREIPFHEKQNKLYREKESIAQLAASLVEEGDVIGLTGGTTTYLIARALKHRRNITVVTNAVNIAMELSENEDVQVVLTGGMLRSKNFELCGPLAERTLEALNIHTMFMGIDGFSVEQGVSTYSELEANTAKMMMKRTERTIAVFDHTKAGRNSLFQVAPVTTLYGIIIDEEPGDELRERLASEQVKVFVTAK; encoded by the coding sequence TTGCGTGAACGAAATGGATCGAAAGAAGAACGTCAGGAACAAATACTTGAATATATTCTACAGTACGGTTCTATTTCTCTTCAGGAGGTCGTCCAGCACTTTGAGTGCTCGGAGGCGACGGCCAGACGGGACCTCGAAGCTTTGGAAAAGGCAGGAAGGGTTATCCGGACGATGGGCGGCGGAGCGAAGTCTGCCGGACTGGTCTCTGGAAGGGAGATTCCATTTCATGAAAAGCAAAATAAGCTCTACCGGGAAAAAGAAAGCATTGCCCAATTGGCGGCATCCCTTGTCGAAGAAGGGGATGTGATCGGTTTGACTGGGGGCACGACAACCTATCTGATTGCCCGTGCTCTCAAACACCGCCGCAACATCACTGTGGTGACCAATGCGGTGAATATTGCAATGGAACTGTCTGAAAATGAGGATGTCCAAGTGGTATTGACCGGCGGCATGCTCCGCAGTAAGAACTTTGAGTTATGCGGACCGCTGGCTGAGCGGACACTGGAAGCGCTGAATATCCATACGATGTTCATGGGCATTGACGGCTTTTCTGTTGAACAAGGGGTTAGCACGTACTCGGAACTCGAAGCCAATACGGCCAAAATGATGATGAAGCGGACAGAGCGGACGATCGCCGTATTTGACCATACGAAAGCCGGACGTAATTCCCTGTTCCAGGTAGCTCCGGTGACAACACTCTACGGGATCATTATTGATGAGGAGCCCGGAGATGAGCTTCGCGAACGGCTCGCGTCGGAGCAAGTAAAAGTCTTTGTGACAGCCAAATAA